In Streptomyces sp. NBC_00091, the following proteins share a genomic window:
- a CDS encoding NAD(P)H-hydrate dehydratase, producing MRTAYSVETVRAAERELMARLPEGALMARAAAGLAAVCGRLLARRRGRVYGSRVVLLVGPGDNGGDALYAGARLARRGAGVTAVAMDPERMHPGGLAALRAAGGRVAESVPARADLVLDGLVGIGGRGGLRPAAAALVERIPAAALVVAVDLPSGVDADTGEVAGPAVAADVTVTFGAYKPGLLIDPGASRAGAVRLVDIGLALGAPGVEALQHTDVAGLLPAPTASSDKYRRGVVGVVAGSQEYPGAAVLAVAGALRGGAGAVRYVGPAAEAVLARYPEVLVGRGRVQAWVVGPGLGSGRGAEVERALADRDVPVLVDADGLRGLDPAVVRGRRAATLLTPHAGEAAALLGVPRESVEAGRLAAVRELAGRYRAAVLLKGSTTLVAAGDGSVVRVNPTGTPWLATAGSGDVLSGLAGSLLAAGLGGADAGSVAAYLHGLAGRLAARGGPVLAQEVAAALPDAWRGVVA from the coding sequence ATGCGTACTGCTTACAGCGTGGAGACCGTACGGGCCGCCGAGCGCGAGCTGATGGCACGGCTGCCGGAGGGCGCCCTGATGGCACGGGCGGCGGCCGGACTGGCCGCCGTGTGCGGCCGGTTGCTGGCGAGGCGCCGGGGCCGGGTCTACGGGTCCCGGGTCGTGCTGCTGGTGGGTCCCGGGGACAACGGCGGCGACGCGCTGTACGCGGGCGCGCGGCTGGCGCGGCGCGGGGCCGGGGTGACGGCGGTGGCGATGGACCCGGAGCGGATGCACCCGGGCGGACTGGCCGCGCTGCGGGCCGCCGGGGGACGGGTCGCGGAGTCGGTTCCCGCGCGGGCGGACCTCGTACTGGACGGGCTGGTCGGCATCGGCGGCCGGGGCGGGCTGCGCCCGGCGGCGGCCGCGCTGGTGGAGCGGATCCCGGCGGCGGCGCTCGTGGTCGCCGTGGACCTGCCGAGCGGGGTGGACGCCGACACCGGGGAGGTGGCGGGCCCGGCGGTGGCGGCCGATGTGACGGTGACCTTCGGGGCGTACAAGCCGGGGCTGCTGATCGACCCCGGGGCCTCGCGGGCGGGCGCGGTGCGGCTGGTGGACATCGGACTGGCCCTCGGTGCCCCCGGGGTGGAGGCCCTCCAGCACACCGATGTGGCGGGGCTGCTCCCCGCGCCGACGGCGTCGAGCGACAAGTACCGGCGGGGCGTGGTCGGGGTCGTCGCCGGGTCGCAGGAGTACCCGGGCGCGGCCGTGCTCGCCGTGGCGGGGGCGCTGCGGGGCGGCGCGGGCGCGGTGCGGTACGTGGGCCCGGCGGCGGAGGCCGTGCTGGCGCGCTACCCGGAGGTGCTGGTCGGGCGGGGGCGGGTGCAGGCCTGGGTGGTCGGCCCGGGGCTGGGGTCCGGGCGGGGCGCCGAGGTGGAGCGGGCGCTGGCGGACCGGGACGTGCCGGTGCTGGTGGACGCGGACGGGCTGCGCGGGCTGGACCCGGCGGTGGTGCGGGGACGCCGGGCGGCGACCCTGCTGACCCCGCACGCGGGGGAGGCGGCGGCGCTGCTGGGGGTCCCGAGGGAGTCGGTGGAGGCCGGGCGGCTGGCTGCCGTACGGGAGTTGGCCGGGCGCTACCGGGCGGCGGTGCTGCTGAAGGGCTCCACGACGCTGGTGGCCGCCGGCGACGGCTCCGTGGTGCGGGTGAATCCGACCGGGACGCCGTGGCTGGCGACCGCCGGGAGCGGGGACGTGCTGTCCGGGCTGGCGGGGTCCCTTCTGGCCGCGGGCCTGGGCGGGGCGGACGCCGGGTCCGTGGCCGCGTACCTGCACGGGCTCGCCGGGAGGCTGGCCGCCCGTGGTGGGCCGGTCCTGGCCCAGGAGGTGGCCGCCGCGCTGCCGGACGCGTGGCGGGGCGTGGTGGCCTGA
- a CDS encoding holo-ACP synthase, whose amino-acid sequence MIVGVGIDVAEIERFGAALERTPQMAQRLFLDSELTLPSGERRGTASLAARFAAKEALAKALGAPGGLLWTDAEVYVEDSGQPRLRVSGTVEARARALGVTSWHISLSHDAGIASAVVIAEG is encoded by the coding sequence GTGATTGTCGGTGTGGGGATTGACGTTGCCGAGATCGAGCGGTTCGGCGCGGCGCTGGAGCGGACGCCGCAGATGGCGCAGCGTCTCTTCCTCGACTCCGAGTTGACGCTGCCGAGCGGCGAGCGGCGCGGAACCGCCTCGCTCGCCGCCCGGTTCGCGGCCAAGGAGGCCCTGGCCAAGGCGCTCGGCGCGCCCGGCGGGCTGCTGTGGACCGACGCCGAGGTCTACGTGGAGGACTCCGGGCAGCCCCGGCTGCGGGTGTCCGGGACGGTCGAGGCCCGGGCCCGGGCGCTCGGGGTCACGTCCTGGCACATCTCGCTGAGCCACGACGCCGGCATCGCGTCGGCGGTGGTGATCGCCGAGGGCTGA
- the glmS gene encoding glutamine--fructose-6-phosphate transaminase (isomerizing), with amino-acid sequence MCGIVGYVGAQSALDVVIAGLKRLEYRGYDSAGVAVLADGALTNVKKAGKLVNLEKELVGRPLPAGSTGLGHTRWATHGGPTDVNAHPHLDNSGRVAVVHNGIIENFAALRAELAERGHRLESETDTEVVAHLLAEQFTAAGGGAVDGRLAEAMRQVCRRLEGAFTLVAVHADEPDVVVGARRNSPLVVGVGEGENFLASDVAAFIAHTRSAIELGQDQVVELRRDGVTVTNFDGSVASVRAYHVDWDASAAEKGGYDYFMLKEIAEQPKAVADTLLGRIDASGLLTLDEVRIPASVLREVDKVVIVACGTAYHAGMIAKLAIEHWTRIPCETELASEFRYRDPILDQRTLVIAISQSGETMDTLMALRHAREQGARVLAVCNTNGSTIPRESDAVLYTHAGPEVAVASTKAFLTQLVACYLVALYLGQVRGTKWGDEIQAVIRELSDIAAAVDTVLETMEPVRALARSLADKDTVLFLGRHVGYPVALEGALKLKELAYMHAEGFAAGELKHGPIALIEKDLPVVVVVPSPRGRSVLHDKIVSNIQEIRARGARTIVIAEEGDEAVVPYADHLIRIPATPTLLQPLVATVPLQVFACELATARGNEVDQPRNLAKSVTVE; translated from the coding sequence ATGTGCGGAATTGTGGGTTACGTAGGGGCGCAGTCGGCGCTCGATGTGGTCATCGCCGGACTGAAGCGGCTGGAGTACCGCGGCTACGACTCGGCCGGGGTCGCCGTGCTCGCCGACGGGGCGCTCACCAACGTCAAGAAGGCCGGAAAACTGGTCAACCTGGAGAAGGAACTGGTCGGGCGGCCGCTGCCGGCCGGCTCCACGGGCCTCGGGCACACCCGGTGGGCGACCCACGGCGGGCCCACCGACGTCAACGCCCATCCCCACCTGGACAACTCCGGCCGGGTGGCGGTCGTGCACAACGGCATCATCGAGAACTTCGCCGCGCTGCGCGCCGAACTGGCCGAACGGGGGCACCGGCTGGAGTCCGAGACGGACACCGAGGTCGTGGCGCACCTGCTGGCCGAGCAGTTCACGGCGGCCGGGGGCGGTGCGGTCGACGGGAGGCTCGCGGAGGCGATGCGGCAGGTGTGCCGGCGGCTGGAGGGGGCCTTCACCCTGGTCGCGGTGCACGCCGACGAGCCGGACGTGGTGGTCGGCGCCCGCCGGAACTCCCCTCTGGTGGTGGGCGTTGGGGAGGGTGAGAACTTCCTCGCCTCGGACGTGGCCGCGTTCATCGCCCACACCCGGTCCGCGATCGAGCTGGGGCAGGACCAGGTCGTCGAACTCCGGCGCGACGGGGTCACGGTGACCAACTTCGACGGTTCGGTCGCGTCCGTGCGGGCGTACCACGTGGACTGGGACGCCTCGGCGGCCGAGAAGGGGGGTTATGACTACTTCATGCTCAAGGAGATCGCCGAGCAGCCGAAGGCTGTCGCCGACACCCTCCTGGGCAGGATCGACGCGAGCGGCCTGCTGACCCTGGACGAGGTGCGCATCCCCGCCTCGGTGCTCCGGGAGGTCGACAAGGTCGTGATCGTGGCCTGCGGTACGGCGTACCACGCGGGCATGATCGCGAAGCTGGCCATCGAGCACTGGACCCGCATCCCGTGCGAGACGGAGCTGGCCAGCGAGTTCCGCTACCGCGACCCGATCCTGGACCAGCGGACGCTGGTGATCGCGATCTCGCAGTCCGGCGAGACCATGGACACCCTGATGGCGCTGCGCCACGCCCGCGAGCAGGGTGCCCGGGTGCTGGCCGTCTGCAATACGAACGGCTCGACCATCCCGCGCGAGTCGGACGCCGTGCTGTACACGCACGCCGGTCCGGAGGTGGCCGTCGCCTCCACCAAGGCGTTCCTGACGCAGCTGGTGGCCTGCTACCTGGTCGCCCTGTACCTCGGGCAGGTACGGGGTACGAAGTGGGGCGACGAGATCCAGGCGGTGATCCGGGAGCTGTCGGACATCGCCGCGGCGGTGGACACCGTACTGGAGACGATGGAGCCGGTACGGGCCCTGGCGCGCTCGCTCGCCGACAAGGACACCGTGCTGTTCCTCGGCCGGCACGTCGGGTACCCGGTGGCGCTCGAGGGTGCGCTCAAGCTCAAGGAGCTGGCGTACATGCACGCCGAGGGCTTCGCGGCGGGCGAGCTCAAGCACGGGCCGATCGCGCTGATCGAGAAGGACCTGCCGGTGGTGGTCGTCGTGCCGTCGCCGCGCGGGCGCTCGGTCCTGCACGACAAGATCGTCTCGAACATCCAGGAGATCCGGGCGCGCGGGGCGCGGACCATCGTGATCGCGGAGGAGGGCGACGAGGCCGTGGTCCCGTACGCCGACCACCTGATCCGGATCCCGGCGACGCCGACGCTGCTCCAGCCGCTGGTGGCGACGGTGCCGCTCCAGGTGTTCGCGTGCGAGCTGGCGACGGCGCGGGGGAACGAGGTGGACCAGCCGCGTAATCTCGCAAAGTCAGTGACTGTGGAGTAG
- the coaA gene encoding type I pantothenate kinase, which produces MITSPTRCTPDRATERPGPRRAHDASPYVDLTRAEWSALRERTPLPLTADEVERLRGLGDVIDLDEVRDVYLPLSRLLNLYVGATSNLRGTLNTFLGDAGNGHGAQQGTPFVIGVAGSVAVGKSTVARLLQALLARWPEHPRVELVTTDGFLYPMKELQRRGLTSRKGFPESYDRRALTRFVADIKAGKDEVRAPVYSHLIYDIVPGEELVVRRPDILIVEGLNVLQPALPGKDGRTRVGLADYFDFSVYVDARPEDIERWYLGRFRKLRETAFQNPFSYFRKYTQVSEEEALEYAQTMWRTVNKPNLLENVAPTRGRATLVVRKGPDHKVQKLSLRKL; this is translated from the coding sequence GTGATCACCTCGCCGACGCGTTGTACGCCGGACCGCGCAACGGAGCGCCCCGGCCCCCGCCGGGCGCACGACGCCTCCCCGTACGTCGACCTCACCCGGGCCGAGTGGAGCGCCCTGCGCGAGCGGACCCCGCTGCCGCTGACCGCCGACGAGGTGGAGCGGCTGCGCGGCCTCGGCGACGTCATCGACCTCGACGAGGTGCGGGACGTGTACCTGCCGCTGTCCCGTCTGCTCAATCTGTACGTCGGCGCCACCAGCAACCTCCGCGGCACCCTGAACACCTTCCTCGGCGACGCCGGCAACGGCCACGGCGCCCAGCAGGGCACCCCCTTCGTCATAGGCGTCGCCGGCTCCGTCGCCGTCGGCAAGTCCACCGTGGCCCGTCTGCTCCAGGCGCTCCTGGCCCGCTGGCCCGAGCACCCCCGCGTCGAGCTGGTCACCACGGACGGCTTCCTGTACCCGATGAAGGAGCTCCAGCGCCGCGGCCTGACCTCCCGCAAGGGCTTCCCCGAGTCCTACGACCGCCGGGCGCTCACCCGCTTCGTCGCCGACATCAAGGCGGGCAAGGACGAGGTCAGGGCCCCGGTCTACTCGCACCTGATCTACGACATCGTCCCGGGCGAGGAACTCGTCGTACGCCGCCCCGACATCCTGATCGTCGAGGGCCTGAACGTGCTCCAGCCGGCCCTCCCCGGCAAGGACGGCCGCACCCGCGTCGGGCTCGCCGACTACTTCGACTTCAGCGTGTACGTGGACGCCCGCCCCGAGGACATCGAGCGCTGGTACCTGGGCCGCTTCCGGAAGCTGCGCGAGACGGCGTTCCAGAACCCGTTCTCCTACTTCCGCAAGTACACCCAGGTCTCCGAGGAGGAGGCCCTGGAGTACGCGCAGACGATGTGGCGCACCGTCAACAAGCCCAACCTGCTGGAGAACGTGGCCCCCACCCGCGGCCGCGCCACCCTCGTCGTGCGCAAGGGCCCCGACCACAAGGTGCAGAAGCTGAGCCTGCGCAAGCTCTAA
- a CDS encoding DUF389 domain-containing protein — protein sequence MLHLRMITPHPLTEQVVELIEQTVGTTHLVVLTGAARDPEGDLVLCDVAREAADELLQEMRSLGIDKTGSIAVENIDLSISQRADDAEEEAPGEAADAVIWEQLSESTHEESTLTITYSAFMIVATMIAACGVVLDNAILIVGAMAVGPEFGPLAGICTGLVQRAPKAAWRSLVALLVGFAAAIVATTVFSLVMDALGLFEPGMLDKPRPNTSFIWQPDPFSFVVAVLAGVAGMLSLTSAKSGALVGVAISVTTVPAAANAAVALSHGEVGQMWGSAEQLLLNLLGIIVAGSLTLIGWKLLWRTQHARMIRPPGAPHRNAG from the coding sequence ATGCTGCATCTACGGATGATCACCCCGCACCCGCTCACGGAGCAGGTGGTGGAGCTGATCGAGCAAACGGTCGGGACCACCCATCTGGTCGTGCTGACGGGCGCCGCCCGCGACCCCGAGGGCGATCTGGTGCTCTGCGACGTGGCGCGCGAGGCGGCCGACGAGCTGCTCCAGGAGATGCGGTCCCTCGGCATCGACAAGACCGGCTCGATCGCGGTCGAGAACATCGACCTCTCCATCTCCCAGCGCGCCGACGACGCGGAGGAGGAGGCGCCCGGCGAGGCCGCGGACGCGGTGATCTGGGAGCAGCTCTCCGAGTCGACCCACGAGGAGTCGACCCTCACGATCACCTACAGCGCGTTCATGATCGTCGCGACGATGATCGCGGCCTGCGGTGTGGTCCTGGACAACGCGATCCTGATCGTCGGCGCGATGGCCGTCGGCCCCGAGTTCGGCCCGCTCGCCGGGATCTGCACCGGCCTGGTCCAGCGCGCCCCGAAGGCGGCGTGGCGCTCGCTGGTGGCGCTGCTGGTCGGCTTCGCCGCGGCGATCGTGGCGACGACCGTGTTCAGCCTGGTCATGGACGCGCTCGGGCTGTTCGAGCCGGGGATGCTCGACAAACCGCGGCCGAACACCAGCTTCATCTGGCAGCCCGACCCGTTCTCGTTCGTCGTGGCGGTGCTCGCCGGCGTGGCCGGGATGCTGTCGCTGACGTCGGCGAAGTCGGGGGCGCTGGTGGGTGTGGCGATCTCCGTGACCACGGTCCCGGCCGCCGCGAACGCGGCCGTGGCGCTCAGCCACGGCGAGGTCGGCCAGATGTGGGGCTCGGCGGAGCAGCTGCTGCTGAACCTGCTCGGCATCATCGTCGCCGGCTCGCTGACCCTGATCGGCTGGAAACTGCTGTGGCGCACCCAGCACGCGCGGATGATCCGCCCGCCGGGTGCGCCACACAGGAACGCCGGATGA
- the glmM gene encoding phosphoglucosamine mutase: MGRLFGTDGVRGVANADLTAELALGLSVAAAHVLAEAGTFAGHRPTAVVGRDPRASGEFLEAAVVAGLASAGVDVLRVGVLPTPAVAYLTGALGADLGVMLSASHNAMPDNGIKFFARGGHKLADDLEDRIESVYEEHRTGAPWERPTGSGVGRVSDYTEGFDKYVAHLIGVLPNRLDGVKVVLDEAHGAAAYVSPEAFTRAGAEIVTIGAEPDGLNINDGCGSTHLDLLKQAVVEHGADLGIAHDGDADRCLAVDATGAEVDGDQILAVLALAMREAGQLRENTVVGTVMSNLGFKLAMEAEGIQVVQTGVGDRYVLESMKQHGYALGGEQSGHVIILDHATTGDGTLTGLMLAARVAATGRPLGDLAGVMKRLPQILINVPDVDKSRVATSGELAAAVADAERELGATGRVLLRPSGTEPLVRVMVEAADIEQARAIAGRLADAVKSALG, translated from the coding sequence GTGGGACGACTCTTCGGGACGGACGGTGTACGAGGCGTCGCCAACGCGGATCTGACGGCCGAGCTCGCGCTCGGCCTCTCCGTGGCGGCCGCACATGTACTGGCCGAGGCGGGCACCTTCGCGGGCCACCGCCCCACGGCGGTGGTCGGCCGCGATCCCCGCGCCTCGGGCGAGTTCCTCGAGGCCGCGGTCGTCGCGGGCCTCGCCAGCGCCGGCGTGGACGTCCTGCGCGTCGGTGTGCTGCCCACCCCGGCGGTGGCGTATCTCACCGGTGCGCTGGGCGCCGACCTCGGCGTGATGCTCTCCGCGAGTCACAACGCCATGCCCGACAACGGCATCAAGTTCTTCGCGCGCGGCGGCCACAAGCTCGCCGACGATCTCGAGGACCGGATCGAGTCCGTCTACGAGGAGCACCGCACGGGCGCGCCGTGGGAGCGCCCCACCGGCTCCGGCGTCGGCCGCGTCTCCGACTACACCGAGGGCTTCGACAAGTACGTCGCCCACCTCATCGGGGTGCTGCCCAACCGCCTCGACGGCGTCAAGGTCGTCCTGGACGAGGCCCACGGCGCGGCCGCGTACGTCTCGCCGGAGGCCTTCACCCGGGCCGGCGCGGAGATCGTCACGATCGGCGCCGAGCCCGACGGCCTGAACATCAACGACGGCTGCGGCTCCACCCACCTGGACCTGCTGAAGCAGGCCGTGGTCGAGCACGGGGCCGACCTCGGCATCGCGCACGACGGCGACGCCGACCGCTGCCTGGCGGTGGACGCCACCGGCGCGGAGGTCGACGGCGACCAGATCCTCGCGGTCCTGGCGCTGGCCATGCGCGAGGCGGGCCAGCTGCGCGAGAACACCGTGGTCGGCACCGTCATGTCCAACCTGGGCTTCAAGCTCGCCATGGAGGCCGAGGGCATCCAGGTCGTACAGACCGGCGTCGGCGACCGGTACGTACTGGAGTCGATGAAGCAGCACGGATACGCGCTGGGCGGCGAGCAGTCCGGGCACGTGATCATCCTCGACCACGCGACCACCGGCGACGGCACCCTGACCGGGCTGATGCTGGCGGCACGGGTCGCGGCCACCGGGCGCCCGCTGGGCGACCTGGCCGGGGTCATGAAGCGGCTGCCGCAGATCCTGATCAACGTCCCGGACGTGGACAAGTCCCGGGTCGCCACCTCCGGCGAGCTGGCCGCGGCCGTCGCCGACGCCGAGCGCGAGCTGGGCGCCACCGGACGGGTGCTGCTGCGTCCGTCCGGTACGGAGCCGCTCGTCCGCGTGATGGTGGAGGCCGCCGACATCGAGCAGGCCCGCGCGATCGCCGGCCGGCTCGCCGACGCGGTGAAGTCGGCGCTCGGCTAG
- the rpsI gene encoding 30S ribosomal protein S9, with translation MAETTAETTPVEEFEGNVEEYTSESEVVVEGDYTSESLAGRFGDPQPAAGLGRRKNAIARVRIVPGTGKWKINGRTLEDYFPNKVHQQEVNEPFKLLELDGRYDVIARIGGGGVSGQAGALRLGVARALNEADVDNNRPALKKAGFLSRDDRAVERKKAGLKKARKAPQYSKR, from the coding sequence GTGGCCGAGACCACCGCCGAGACGACCCCCGTCGAAGAGTTCGAGGGCAACGTCGAGGAGTACACCAGCGAGTCCGAGGTCGTCGTCGAGGGCGACTACACCTCCGAGTCCCTTGCCGGTCGCTTCGGTGACCCCCAGCCGGCCGCCGGCCTGGGCCGTCGCAAGAACGCCATTGCCCGCGTCCGGATCGTTCCGGGCACCGGCAAGTGGAAGATCAACGGTCGCACCCTTGAGGACTACTTCCCCAACAAGGTGCACCAGCAGGAAGTCAACGAGCCCTTCAAGCTCCTCGAGCTTGACGGCCGCTACGACGTCATCGCCCGCATCGGCGGCGGCGGCGTGTCCGGTCAGGCCGGCGCCCTGCGCCTCGGCGTGGCCCGTGCGCTGAACGAGGCGGACGTGGACAACAACCGCCCGGCGCTGAAGAAGGCCGGCTTCCTCTCCCGCGACGACCGTGCGGTCGAGCGCAAGAAGGCCGGTCTCAAGAAGGCCCGTAAGGCTCCGCAGTACAGCAAGCGTTAA
- the rplM gene encoding 50S ribosomal protein L13 produces the protein MRTFSPKPGDISRQWLVIDAQDVVLGRLATQAAALLRGKHKPTYAPHMDMGDFVIIVNADKVHLSGNKASQKMAYRHSGFPGGLRSVRYDDLLRDNPEKAVEKAVKGMLPKNTLGRQMLSKLKVYSGDTHPHAAQQPVPFEITQVAQ, from the coding sequence GTGCGTACGTTCAGCCCCAAGCCCGGCGACATCTCGCGCCAGTGGCTCGTCATCGACGCCCAGGACGTTGTCCTCGGCCGTCTGGCGACCCAGGCCGCTGCCCTCCTGCGGGGCAAGCACAAGCCGACTTACGCCCCCCACATGGACATGGGCGACTTCGTCATCATCGTCAACGCCGACAAGGTTCACCTGTCCGGCAACAAGGCGTCCCAGAAGATGGCGTACCGCCACTCCGGCTTCCCGGGTGGTCTGCGTTCGGTGCGTTACGACGACCTGCTCCGTGACAACCCGGAGAAGGCCGTCGAGAAGGCCGTCAAGGGCATGCTCCCCAAGAACACCCTGGGCCGTCAGATGCTCTCGAAGCTGAAGGTCTACTCGGGCGACACGCACCCCCACGCTGCCCAGCAGCCGGTGCCGTTCGAGATCACCCAGGTCGCGCAGTAG
- a CDS encoding glycosyltransferase family 87 protein has product MRWDRPSTAGRVTAWLLGPAPRPWRWVSAGILLVIAVSASLQTKWGSDNAFVVKAADALLAGVSPYEDKRFLYLPSAVIMAVPEAMVPQAVLRWLLPVGMTGLLGAGWWASLRLFSVPLCSRMAVGGFGLLALAYKPYVNLVMLGNWTAISAAALPVALLLAHRRSWGAAGLVVGLAIACKPMLVPLGLLFVLARQWRGLAVAVLVPVGMSLLGALLMPSPTLFFTKTLPFLFKGQDAYALPWDASPIAVLPRLGVPEPVAVVLAGAGALGGLWAAWARWRRPDAEGDGGELRLVETACMVMLAAFLVSRPSFDHYLLVVVPVLLVSGVRAGSMPRSPWFWAALLPQTAGVPWPSELAAKRRAFKDMATLCGLAGLLARRALRRRRGTLELVRTTGSPPRTEPECAATPVSTGSRTAF; this is encoded by the coding sequence ATGCGATGGGACCGGCCGTCCACGGCGGGCCGGGTGACCGCCTGGCTGCTGGGGCCGGCGCCGCGGCCGTGGCGGTGGGTCTCTGCCGGGATCCTGCTGGTCATCGCCGTGTCGGCGAGCCTGCAGACGAAGTGGGGCTCGGACAACGCCTTCGTGGTGAAGGCGGCCGACGCGCTGCTGGCGGGGGTCTCGCCGTACGAGGACAAGCGGTTCCTGTACCTGCCCAGTGCCGTGATCATGGCGGTGCCGGAGGCGATGGTGCCGCAGGCGGTGCTGCGCTGGCTGCTGCCGGTGGGGATGACGGGGCTGCTGGGCGCCGGGTGGTGGGCTTCGCTGCGGCTGTTCTCGGTGCCGCTGTGCTCGCGCATGGCGGTCGGGGGCTTCGGGCTGCTCGCGCTGGCCTACAAGCCGTACGTGAACCTCGTGATGCTCGGCAACTGGACGGCGATCTCGGCGGCCGCGCTGCCGGTGGCCCTGCTGCTCGCGCACCGGCGGTCGTGGGGCGCTGCGGGGCTGGTGGTGGGGCTGGCGATCGCCTGCAAGCCGATGCTGGTGCCGCTGGGGCTGCTCTTCGTACTGGCCCGGCAGTGGCGCGGGCTGGCGGTGGCGGTGCTGGTGCCGGTGGGGATGTCGCTGCTGGGGGCCCTGCTGATGCCGAGCCCGACGCTGTTCTTCACCAAGACCCTGCCCTTCCTGTTCAAGGGCCAGGACGCCTACGCGCTGCCGTGGGACGCCTCGCCGATCGCGGTGCTGCCGCGGCTGGGGGTGCCGGAGCCGGTGGCGGTGGTGCTGGCGGGCGCGGGGGCGCTGGGCGGGCTGTGGGCGGCCTGGGCGCGGTGGCGGCGGCCGGACGCGGAGGGCGACGGGGGCGAGCTGCGGCTCGTGGAGACGGCGTGCATGGTGATGCTGGCCGCGTTCCTGGTGTCGCGGCCGTCCTTCGACCACTACCTGCTGGTGGTGGTTCCGGTGCTGCTGGTGTCGGGGGTGCGGGCCGGCTCGATGCCGCGCTCGCCCTGGTTCTGGGCGGCCCTGCTGCCCCAGACGGCGGGTGTGCCGTGGCCGTCGGAGCTGGCGGCCAAGCGGCGGGCCTTCAAGGACATGGCGACCCTGTGCGGGCTGGCCGGTCTGCTGGCGCGGCGAGCGCTGCGGCGGCGCCGGGGTACTCTGGAACTCGTACGAACTACGGGGTCCCCACCCAGGACCGAACCGGAGTGCGCCGCTACCCCCGTTTCGACGGGATCGCGGACCGCGTTTTGA